One Cellulosimicrobium protaetiae genomic region harbors:
- a CDS encoding ABC transporter, with translation MTSHDAQLRARVDDLARAVDLAGDHLDPAVAAQVRDAIGGVRERLALGVDHTVVALAGGTGSGKSSLFNRVSRLDFADVGVKRPTTARVTACSWSDAATALLDWLDVDPERRISRDGELDAEDESALGGLVLLDLPDHDSIEPAHRDVVDRVLPLVDLLVWVVDPQKYADDALHSGYLQKSTGLEGSMVVALNQIDTVPEARRAALVEDMGRLLEEDGLDGVYVTTVSARTGEGLDELRSLLEQAVARRSVAASRVAGELDRAGALLLAQLPGDVPWTMSTAVEEEVDALADATGLAAVAGQVGAAVRNGYGRPEFSPPQPDAVALSRSRWLARAGRSLRPGWQRALDDAVAPAGKVAEATRSALAKIPLDTRGPSSSRPTRRAAWSALAVGVVAGVLAVLGSLRVLDLGRTLVTVCAVVAAVAVLGAVVAFLVALQVRRTLARRREQQVLASGRGAIERVVQDAMGKPTQALLDTHRQVRELAQSARDKEPAAPLTGALRLPTGPDLGGLSTGGGTTTDGAAAPTAP, from the coding sequence GTGACGTCCCACGACGCCCAGCTGCGTGCCCGGGTCGACGACCTCGCGCGCGCGGTGGACCTCGCGGGGGACCACCTCGACCCCGCGGTCGCGGCCCAGGTGCGGGACGCGATCGGCGGCGTCCGGGAGCGCCTCGCGCTCGGCGTCGACCACACGGTCGTCGCGCTCGCGGGCGGCACCGGGTCGGGCAAGTCGAGCCTGTTCAACCGGGTGTCGCGACTCGACTTCGCCGACGTCGGCGTGAAGCGCCCGACGACGGCCCGCGTCACCGCGTGCTCGTGGAGCGACGCCGCGACGGCCCTGCTCGACTGGCTCGACGTCGACCCCGAGCGCCGCATCTCGCGCGACGGCGAGCTCGACGCCGAGGACGAGTCGGCGCTCGGCGGGCTCGTCCTGCTCGACCTGCCGGACCACGACTCGATCGAGCCCGCGCACCGCGACGTCGTCGACCGGGTGCTCCCGCTCGTCGACCTGCTCGTGTGGGTCGTGGACCCGCAGAAGTACGCGGACGACGCGCTGCACTCGGGCTACCTCCAGAAGTCCACGGGGCTCGAGGGCTCGATGGTCGTCGCGCTCAACCAGATCGACACCGTGCCGGAGGCGCGGCGCGCGGCGCTCGTCGAGGACATGGGGCGGCTCCTCGAGGAGGACGGCCTCGACGGCGTCTACGTGACGACCGTCTCCGCCCGCACGGGCGAGGGGCTGGACGAGCTGCGCTCGCTGCTCGAGCAGGCCGTCGCGCGCCGCAGCGTCGCCGCGAGCCGGGTCGCGGGCGAGCTCGACCGCGCCGGGGCCCTCCTGCTGGCGCAGCTCCCCGGCGACGTGCCGTGGACGATGAGCACGGCCGTCGAGGAGGAGGTCGACGCGCTCGCCGACGCGACCGGCCTCGCGGCGGTCGCGGGGCAGGTCGGCGCGGCGGTGCGCAACGGCTACGGCCGCCCCGAGTTCTCGCCCCCGCAGCCCGACGCCGTGGCGCTCTCCCGCTCGCGCTGGCTCGCGCGCGCGGGCCGGTCGCTGCGGCCCGGGTGGCAGAGGGCCCTCGACGACGCCGTCGCCCCCGCGGGCAAGGTGGCCGAGGCGACCCGGTCGGCGCTCGCGAAGATCCCCCTCGACACGCGCGGTCCCTCGTCCTCCCGGCCGACGCGGCGCGCGGCGTGGTCGGCGCTCGCGGTCGGCGTGGTCGCGGGTGTCCTCGCCGTGCTGGGGTCGCTGCGCGTGCTCGACCTCGGACGCACGCTCGTCACGGTGTGCGCGGTCGTGGCGGCGGTCGCCGTGCTCGGCGCCGTGGTCGCGTTCCTCGTCGCGCTCCAGGTGCGTCGCACGCTCGCCAGGCGCCGCGAGCAGCAGGTGCTCGCCTCCGGCCGCGGCGCGATCGAACGGGTCGTGCAGGACGCGATGGGCAAGCCCACCCAGGCGCTGCTCGACACGCACCGCCAGGTCCGCGAGCTGGCGCAGTCCGCGCGGGACAAGGAGCCCGCCGCGCCGCTCACCGGGGCGCTACGGCTACCCACAGGCCCGGATCTCGGGGGCCTGTCCACAGGCGGCGGCACGACGACGGACGGCGCCGCCGCCCCGACAGCACCCTGA
- a CDS encoding acyl-CoA thioesterase, with translation MTRLHVPVSLRWSDLDAYAHVNNVEMFRLLEDARITAFWTHPEAGEDAWPTAVLETGPAATSHTLVARQEIEYLRPLGFTRTPVRVELWIGHLGGASLEVCYEVHDGAARFERTGPTSGGAPYAKAATTIVVVDAATGAPRRITDAERAAWEPYVEEPLAFRRRR, from the coding sequence ATGACCCGCCTGCACGTCCCCGTCTCCCTGCGGTGGTCGGACCTCGACGCGTACGCGCACGTGAACAACGTCGAGATGTTCCGGCTGCTCGAGGACGCGCGCATCACCGCGTTCTGGACCCACCCGGAGGCGGGCGAGGACGCCTGGCCGACCGCGGTCCTGGAGACCGGGCCGGCCGCGACGAGCCACACGCTCGTCGCGCGGCAGGAGATCGAGTACCTGCGACCGCTCGGCTTCACGCGCACGCCCGTGCGGGTCGAGCTGTGGATCGGGCACCTGGGCGGCGCGAGCCTGGAGGTCTGCTACGAGGTGCACGACGGCGCGGCCCGGTTCGAGCGCACCGGCCCTACCTCGGGCGGCGCCCCCTACGCGAAGGCCGCGACGACGATCGTCGTGGTCGACGCGGCGACCGGGGCGCCCCGACGGATCACCGACGCCGAGCGCGCGGCCTGGGAGCCGTACGTCGAGGAGCCGCTCGCGTTCCGCCGCCGCCGCTGA
- a CDS encoding GTPase, with translation MSIDLSARTTALETAVRAGEGRVDADLLADARTVVARARERAGLSADHTVVALAGATGSGKSSVFNALAGDDLATVGVQRPTTSHPLAAVWGPAGSPAVGALLDWLEVRRRHEMGTPLTSGDPGDARSGGGLRGLLRGRRAGEVTSGLVLLDLPDHDSVVVEHRVRAERLVERADLLVWVVDPQKYADAALHERYLRPLAGHGAVVVLVLNQVDRLAPADADACLADLRRLAAEDGLADARVLGVSARTGQGLDELRTLLADAAARRRAANDRLAADVRAVARRVAAACGEPVPERAARRARDGLVDALEAAAGVPTVVAAVRGSAVRDARAATGWPVTRWVGRFRPDPLRRIGLRTGPAPGSARARTAKELGAGEAEVRPELARTSLPAVGAALRAGAQTAVRDYAAEATAGVPDDWALAVRRRASEGAADLADALDQAVAGTELEASRRPVWWRVVGAFQWLVLAALGVGLLWLAALWGFTYLRLPEPPTPVLTLGGPGAPEMPWPTLLAVGGIVVGLLVALVSRAAASVGGRRRAARARRRLRDAVGQVADRLVRLPVGEELSALASCRAAAHVAAS, from the coding sequence ATGAGCATCGACCTCTCCGCACGCACGACCGCCCTCGAGACCGCCGTTCGCGCAGGCGAAGGGCGCGTGGACGCCGACCTCCTCGCCGACGCGCGCACCGTCGTCGCGCGTGCCCGCGAGCGCGCGGGGCTCTCGGCCGACCACACCGTCGTCGCGCTCGCCGGCGCGACGGGGTCGGGCAAGTCGTCGGTCTTCAACGCGCTGGCCGGGGACGACCTCGCGACGGTCGGGGTGCAGCGCCCGACGACCTCGCACCCGCTCGCGGCCGTGTGGGGTCCCGCGGGCTCGCCCGCGGTGGGCGCGCTCCTCGACTGGCTCGAGGTGCGGCGTCGGCACGAGATGGGCACGCCGCTCACGTCGGGGGACCCGGGTGACGCGCGCTCGGGCGGTGGGCTGCGCGGCCTGCTGCGGGGGCGGCGCGCGGGCGAGGTCACGAGCGGTCTCGTGCTGCTCGACCTGCCGGACCACGACTCGGTCGTCGTCGAGCACCGTGTGCGCGCGGAGCGCCTGGTCGAGCGGGCGGACCTGCTCGTGTGGGTCGTGGACCCCCAGAAGTACGCCGACGCGGCGCTGCACGAGCGGTACCTGCGTCCGCTCGCCGGGCACGGCGCGGTCGTCGTGCTCGTGCTCAACCAGGTCGACCGGCTCGCCCCTGCCGACGCGGACGCGTGCCTCGCGGACCTGCGCCGGCTCGCCGCCGAGGACGGGCTCGCCGACGCACGCGTGCTCGGGGTCTCGGCGCGCACGGGGCAGGGGTTGGACGAGCTCCGCACGCTGCTCGCGGACGCCGCGGCGCGGCGGCGCGCGGCGAACGACCGGCTCGCCGCCGACGTGCGCGCCGTGGCCCGTCGGGTCGCCGCCGCGTGCGGCGAACCCGTGCCCGAGCGTGCCGCCCGACGGGCGCGCGACGGCCTCGTCGACGCGCTCGAGGCCGCCGCGGGCGTACCGACGGTCGTGGCGGCCGTGCGGGGCTCGGCGGTCCGCGACGCGCGCGCCGCGACCGGCTGGCCCGTCACGCGCTGGGTCGGGCGGTTCCGGCCCGACCCGCTGCGCCGCATCGGGCTGCGGACCGGTCCGGCTCCGGGCTCGGCCCGGGCGCGCACGGCGAAGGAGCTCGGGGCAGGCGAGGCCGAGGTCCGCCCCGAGCTCGCGCGGACCTCGCTCCCCGCGGTCGGTGCGGCGCTGCGTGCCGGGGCGCAGACGGCCGTGCGCGACTACGCGGCGGAGGCCACGGCGGGCGTGCCGGACGACTGGGCGCTCGCCGTGCGGCGTCGGGCCTCCGAGGGTGCGGCCGACCTCGCCGACGCGCTCGACCAGGCGGTCGCCGGGACCGAGCTCGAGGCGTCCCGCCGACCCGTGTGGTGGCGCGTCGTCGGCGCGTTCCAGTGGCTCGTGCTCGCGGCGCTCGGCGTCGGGCTGCTGTGGCTCGCCGCCCTCTGGGGCTTCACGTACCTGCGGCTGCCCGAGCCACCGACCCCCGTCCTGACGCTCGGCGGCCCCGGGGCCCCGGAGATGCCCTGGCCGACGCTGCTCGCGGTCGGCGGCATCGTCGTCGGCCTCCTCGTCGCCCTGGTCTCGCGCGCCGCCGCGTCCGTGGGTGGGCGTCGGCGGGCAGCGCGGGCCCGCCGCCGCCTGCGCGACGCCGTCGGCCAGGTCGCGGACCGCCTCGTGCGCCTCCCGGTGGGCGAGGAGCTCTCCGCGCTCGCGAGCTGCCGCGCCGCGGCCCACGTCGCCGCCTCCTGA
- the ettA gene encoding energy-dependent translational throttle protein EttA, producing MAEFIYSMYKARKAHGDKVILDDVSLNFLPGAKIGVVGPNGAGKSTILKIMAGLDTPSNGEARLSPGYSVGILLQEPPLNEEKTVLGNVQEAVADILAKKQRFDEISALMAEPDADFDALLAEMGTLQEAIDAADAWDLDSQLEQAMDALRCPPPDADVSVLSGGERRRVALCKLLLEKPDLLLLDEPTNHLDAESVLWLEQHLATYPGAILAVTHDRYFLDHVAEWICEVDRGRLYPYEGNYSTYLEKKGERLQVQGKKDAKLAKRLKEELEWVRSNAKGRQTKSKARLARYEEMAAEAERTRKLDFEEIQIPPGPRLGNLVLEASNLQKGFDGRQLIDGLSFTLPRNGIVGVIGPNGVGKTTLFKTIVGLEPLDGGDLKVGETVSISYVDQSRGGIDPKKTLWEVVSDGLDFIKVGNVEIPSRAYVASFGFKGPDQQKPAGVLSGGERNRLNLALTLKQGGNLLLLDEPTNDLDVETLGSLENALLEFPGCAVVVSHDRWFLDRVATHILAYEGTEEDPANWYWFEGNFASYEENKVERLGADAARPHRVTYRKLTRD from the coding sequence GTGGCTGAGTTCATCTACTCCATGTACAAGGCGCGCAAGGCGCACGGAGACAAGGTCATCCTCGACGACGTCTCCCTGAACTTCCTGCCCGGCGCCAAGATCGGCGTCGTGGGCCCCAACGGCGCCGGGAAGTCCACGATCCTCAAGATCATGGCCGGCCTGGACACGCCCTCGAACGGCGAGGCACGCCTCTCCCCGGGCTACAGCGTCGGCATCCTGCTGCAGGAGCCGCCGCTCAACGAGGAGAAGACCGTCCTCGGCAACGTCCAGGAGGCCGTCGCGGACATCCTCGCCAAAAAGCAGCGCTTCGACGAGATCTCCGCGCTCATGGCGGAGCCCGACGCCGACTTCGACGCGCTCCTCGCCGAGATGGGCACGCTGCAGGAGGCGATCGACGCTGCCGACGCGTGGGACCTCGACTCCCAGCTCGAGCAGGCGATGGACGCGCTGCGCTGCCCGCCGCCGGACGCCGACGTGTCGGTGCTCTCCGGTGGTGAGCGCCGCCGCGTCGCGCTGTGCAAGCTCCTGCTCGAGAAGCCGGACCTGCTCCTGCTCGACGAGCCCACGAACCACCTGGACGCCGAGTCCGTCCTGTGGCTCGAGCAGCACCTCGCGACGTACCCGGGCGCGATCCTCGCCGTCACCCACGACCGGTACTTCCTCGACCACGTCGCGGAGTGGATCTGCGAGGTCGACCGCGGTCGCCTCTACCCTTACGAGGGCAACTACTCGACCTACCTCGAGAAGAAGGGCGAACGCCTCCAGGTCCAGGGCAAGAAGGACGCGAAGCTCGCCAAGCGCCTCAAGGAGGAGCTCGAGTGGGTCCGGTCCAACGCCAAGGGCCGCCAGACCAAGTCGAAGGCTCGCCTCGCCCGGTACGAGGAGATGGCGGCCGAGGCGGAGCGCACGAGGAAGCTCGACTTCGAGGAGATCCAGATCCCGCCGGGCCCGCGCCTGGGCAACCTGGTCCTCGAGGCGTCGAACCTGCAGAAGGGCTTCGACGGGCGTCAGCTCATCGACGGCCTGAGCTTCACGCTGCCGCGCAACGGCATCGTCGGCGTCATCGGCCCGAACGGCGTCGGCAAGACGACGCTGTTCAAGACGATCGTCGGGCTCGAACCGCTCGACGGCGGCGACCTCAAGGTCGGCGAGACCGTCTCGATCTCGTACGTCGACCAGTCGCGCGGCGGCATCGACCCCAAGAAGACGCTGTGGGAGGTCGTGTCCGACGGGCTCGACTTCATCAAGGTCGGCAACGTCGAGATCCCGTCGCGCGCGTACGTCGCGTCGTTCGGGTTCAAGGGCCCGGACCAGCAGAAGCCCGCGGGCGTGCTGTCCGGCGGCGAGCGCAACCGCCTCAACCTCGCGCTCACCCTCAAGCAGGGCGGCAACCTCCTGCTGCTCGACGAGCCGACGAACGACCTGGACGTCGAGACCCTCGGCTCGCTCGAGAACGCGCTCCTCGAGTTCCCCGGCTGCGCCGTCGTGGTGTCCCACGACCGGTGGTTCCTCGACCGGGTCGCGACGCACATCCTCGCGTACGAGGGCACCGAGGAGGACCCGGCGAACTGGTACTGGTTCGAGGGCAACTTCGCCTCGTACGAGGAGAACAAGGTCGAGCGCCTCGGCGCCGACGCGGCCCGTCCGCACCGCGTGACGTACCGCAAGCTCACGCGCGACTGA
- a CDS encoding phosphotransferase family protein, translated as MTADLAPSRTRPAWPELPTAVRAAIEARLGAAVSGWTSHDGGYSQGLASTLRTPTGGVFVKAVGPEHAFTRDLYRLEARVAAALPDRTPAPALRWVLDADLDGAGEWVALAFDVVPGRSVRTPWRDDELAAVADLARRVAEIHVPGDTSLPRFADTAEWREWEDLADRRPPGLGTYDPWVSARLDDLATLAAPWPEATAGDHLVHGDLRGDNALLVEPDAGPLTRPDERPGAWSREADGPAPSGLVAVAVDWPYASRGAAFCDAVGMLPAVQVEGGPPPEEVLRRHPPPRDVDPDAVTCYLAAITGYFLKSSLDPAPPGIPHVRAFQRAQAEVGVAWLRRRLGE; from the coding sequence ATGACCGCCGATCTCGCTCCCTCACGCACCCGCCCGGCCTGGCCCGAGCTCCCGACGGCGGTGCGTGCCGCGATCGAGGCACGTCTGGGCGCCGCGGTCTCCGGATGGACGAGCCACGACGGCGGCTACTCGCAGGGGCTCGCGTCGACCCTGCGGACGCCGACGGGCGGCGTGTTCGTCAAGGCGGTCGGGCCCGAGCACGCGTTCACCCGCGACCTGTACCGGCTCGAGGCGCGCGTCGCCGCGGCGCTGCCCGACCGGACCCCGGCACCCGCGCTCCGGTGGGTCCTCGACGCCGACCTCGACGGCGCCGGCGAGTGGGTCGCGCTGGCGTTCGACGTCGTGCCGGGGCGCTCTGTCCGGACACCGTGGCGGGACGACGAGCTCGCGGCCGTGGCCGACCTCGCGCGCCGGGTCGCGGAGATCCACGTCCCGGGCGACACGTCCCTGCCTCGGTTCGCGGACACGGCCGAGTGGCGCGAGTGGGAGGACCTGGCCGACCGGCGACCGCCGGGCCTGGGCACGTACGACCCCTGGGTCTCCGCGCGGCTCGACGACCTTGCCACGCTCGCCGCGCCGTGGCCCGAGGCGACGGCGGGAGACCACCTCGTCCACGGCGACCTCCGGGGTGACAACGCGCTGCTCGTCGAGCCGGACGCGGGGCCTCTCACCCGGCCCGACGAGAGACCTGGCGCGTGGTCCCGCGAAGCGGACGGCCCCGCCCCGAGCGGGCTCGTCGCCGTCGCCGTCGACTGGCCGTACGCATCGCGCGGCGCCGCCTTCTGCGACGCGGTCGGGATGCTCCCCGCCGTGCAGGTCGAGGGCGGGCCGCCGCCGGAGGAGGTGCTGCGCCGCCACCCGCCGCCGCGCGACGTCGACCCTGATGCCGTGACCTGCTACCTCGCGGCGATCACGGGGTACTTCCTCAAGTCCTCGCTCGACCCTGCGCCGCCGGGCATCCCGCACGTGCGGGCGTTCCAGCGCGCGCAGGCCGAGGTCGGGGTCGCGTGGCTCCGGCGCCGACTGGGGGAGTGA
- a CDS encoding SDR family oxidoreductase, whose amino-acid sequence MRAAVTGVTGYVGGRLVPELLRAGFDVRALARHPERLAGREWVHDVETVAADAGDLDQIRAALEGADVAYYLVHSLGTGSTFEARDRRTALTFARAAREAGVGRVVYLGGMFPDVPEGELSRHLASRKEVGEILLASGVPTTVLQAAVILGSGSASFEMMRYLTERLPAMTTPKWVDNRIQPIAVRDVLRYLVGSATMPTDVSRAFDVGGPDVLTYRDMMQRYAKVAGLPRRAIVSVPVLTPKLSSHWVGLVTPVPSGIARPLVESLQHEVVCREHDIRRYVPDPPEGLLGFDRAVELALERIHDGEVVTRWSSASIPGAPSDPLPSDPDWAGGSLYVDERRTVVDAPRDVLWRVVEEIGGQGGWYSWSLAWRVRGLLDRAVGGPGLRRGRRDERHLRVDDELDWWRVEAIEPGRRLLLRAEMRLPGLAWLELRVDEAAAELPDATDPDAPGPAPEDATGPGRTYFAQRALFYPHGLAGQLYWWSVKPFHGVVFGGMQRNVARAAEALSRPDPRRA is encoded by the coding sequence GTGAGGGCGGCGGTCACCGGGGTCACCGGGTACGTGGGCGGGCGGCTCGTGCCCGAGCTGCTGCGCGCGGGGTTCGACGTGCGCGCGCTGGCACGGCACCCCGAGCGGCTCGCGGGGCGCGAGTGGGTGCACGACGTCGAGACCGTCGCCGCGGACGCGGGTGATCTGGACCAGATCCGGGCCGCGCTCGAGGGTGCCGACGTCGCCTACTACCTCGTGCACTCGCTCGGCACCGGGAGCACGTTCGAGGCGCGCGACCGCCGCACCGCGCTCACGTTCGCGCGCGCGGCGCGCGAGGCGGGCGTCGGGCGGGTCGTGTACCTCGGCGGGATGTTCCCGGACGTCCCGGAGGGCGAGCTCTCGCGCCACCTGGCCTCGCGCAAAGAAGTCGGCGAGATCCTGCTCGCGTCCGGCGTCCCGACGACGGTCCTCCAGGCCGCGGTGATCCTCGGCTCCGGGTCCGCGTCGTTCGAGATGATGCGCTACCTCACCGAGCGGCTGCCGGCCATGACGACGCCGAAGTGGGTCGACAACCGCATCCAGCCCATCGCGGTGCGGGACGTCCTGCGCTACCTCGTCGGGTCCGCGACGATGCCGACCGACGTCTCGCGCGCGTTCGACGTCGGCGGACCGGACGTCCTCACCTACCGCGACATGATGCAGCGCTACGCGAAGGTCGCCGGGCTCCCCCGCCGCGCGATCGTCAGCGTCCCCGTGCTCACCCCGAAGCTGTCCAGCCACTGGGTCGGGCTCGTCACGCCCGTGCCGTCGGGCATCGCGCGGCCGCTCGTCGAGTCGCTCCAGCACGAGGTCGTGTGCCGGGAGCACGACATCCGGAGGTACGTCCCCGACCCGCCCGAGGGCCTGCTCGGGTTCGACCGGGCCGTCGAGCTGGCCCTGGAACGCATCCACGACGGCGAGGTCGTGACGCGCTGGTCGTCCGCCTCGATCCCGGGAGCGCCGTCGGACCCGCTGCCGAGCGACCCCGACTGGGCCGGCGGCTCGCTGTACGTCGACGAGCGGCGCACGGTCGTGGACGCGCCGCGCGACGTGCTCTGGCGCGTGGTCGAGGAGATCGGCGGGCAGGGCGGCTGGTACTCGTGGTCCCTCGCGTGGCGCGTGCGCGGGCTGCTCGACCGCGCCGTCGGCGGGCCCGGGCTGCGCCGCGGTCGGCGCGACGAGAGGCACCTGCGCGTCGACGACGAGCTCGACTGGTGGCGCGTCGAGGCGATCGAGCCCGGCCGTCGTCTGCTGCTCCGGGCCGAGATGCGCCTTCCGGGCCTCGCGTGGCTCGAGCTGCGCGTCGACGAGGCCGCCGCCGAGCTCCCCGACGCGACCGATCCCGACGCACCCGGCCCCGCGCCCGAGGACGCGACCGGACCCGGCCGGACCTACTTCGCGCAGCGCGCGCTGTTCTACCCGCACGGCCTCGCGGGCCAGCTCTACTGGTGGTCGGTGAAGCCGTTCCACGGCGTCGTGTTCGGCGGGATGCAGCGCAACGTCGCACGAGCCGCCGAAGCCCTGTCCCGACCCGACCCTCGTCGTGCGTGA
- a CDS encoding dynamin family protein, with amino-acid sequence MTASGDDGDDAARSDVSSGDAGAHDVTARDASARDAAAPGGAVAAGAAATAGLVESLEILRGRLAAARLPLDLPGSVAAREDLDLAVHQLDDYLLPRLRSHAAPLLVVVGGSTGAGKSTLVNSLLGEHVSAPGVLRPTTRAPVLVHHPLDERWFSTDRVLPGLARVSEHGRGSVAAARETAAPRETPGTSTASPADPTRTLRLVASDALPQGLALVDAPDVDSVETANRELAAQLLAAADLWLFVTTAARYADAVPWDLLHRAAERRAQVAIVLDRVDPGAEAVADDLRRMMDENGLDAAPLFVVGESELVDGFLPEQSVAEVASWLSALGADGDARDRVATATRDGVVVDLVRRAVLVAGAADAQATSDARLRAVVGRAYDEAAATVDAATSDGALLRGEVLARWQDFVGTSELFRSVEQGVGRVRDAVAAFFRGRPAQAPQVEQAIAHGLEAVVLDATDAAAERAYGGWRADPAGTALLDGLDLSRSSAGARARVAEEIRGWQSDVLDLVREQGAGKRGAARALSFGINGLGLSLMVVVFASTGGLTGAEVGIAGGTAILAQKLLEAVFGDDAVRRLTRTARERLGERVRAVLDDEARRYTAQLDALGTADADETARSVREAARAVEAAARVERSARGVASDAGRTPVGRHAARLLRGAGPRAPDEPVVAPDEDGAEPARRPGFWRRLLGGERA; translated from the coding sequence ATGACGGCCAGCGGTGACGACGGAGACGACGCGGCCCGCTCGGACGTGTCGTCCGGGGACGCCGGTGCCCATGACGTGACTGCTCGTGACGCGAGTGCCCGTGACGCAGCTGCCCCGGGTGGGGCGGTCGCCGCCGGCGCTGCGGCGACGGCCGGTCTCGTCGAGTCCCTGGAGATCCTGCGCGGCCGGCTCGCGGCCGCGCGGCTGCCGCTCGACCTGCCGGGCTCGGTGGCGGCGCGCGAGGACCTCGACCTGGCGGTGCACCAGCTCGACGACTACCTGCTGCCACGGCTGCGGTCGCACGCCGCGCCGCTGCTCGTCGTCGTCGGCGGGTCGACCGGCGCGGGGAAGTCGACGCTCGTGAATTCCCTGCTCGGCGAGCACGTGTCCGCACCGGGCGTGCTGCGCCCGACGACGCGCGCCCCCGTCCTGGTCCACCACCCGCTCGACGAGCGGTGGTTCTCGACCGACCGCGTGCTGCCCGGTCTCGCGCGCGTGAGCGAGCACGGGCGGGGTTCCGTCGCGGCCGCGCGCGAGACGGCCGCACCCCGCGAGACTCCCGGCACCTCGACAGCGAGCCCGGCCGACCCGACGCGCACGCTGCGACTCGTGGCGAGCGACGCGCTGCCGCAGGGGCTCGCGCTCGTGGACGCGCCCGACGTCGACTCCGTGGAGACGGCGAACCGCGAGCTCGCGGCCCAGCTCCTCGCGGCGGCGGACCTGTGGCTCTTCGTCACGACCGCGGCGCGCTACGCCGACGCGGTCCCGTGGGACCTGCTGCACCGCGCGGCCGAGCGGCGCGCGCAGGTCGCGATCGTGCTCGACCGGGTCGACCCGGGCGCCGAGGCGGTGGCAGACGACCTGCGCCGCATGATGGACGAGAACGGGCTGGACGCCGCGCCGCTGTTCGTCGTGGGGGAGTCCGAGCTGGTCGACGGCTTCCTGCCGGAGCAGTCCGTCGCGGAGGTCGCGTCGTGGCTGTCCGCGCTGGGCGCCGACGGCGACGCGCGCGACAGGGTCGCGACCGCCACGCGCGACGGCGTCGTGGTCGACCTGGTGCGGCGCGCGGTCCTCGTCGCCGGCGCGGCCGACGCCCAGGCGACGTCCGACGCGCGGCTGCGGGCCGTCGTCGGGCGCGCCTACGACGAGGCCGCGGCCACGGTGGACGCGGCGACGAGCGACGGCGCGCTGCTGCGCGGCGAGGTGCTCGCACGCTGGCAGGACTTCGTCGGGACGAGCGAGCTGTTCCGCTCGGTCGAGCAGGGCGTGGGGCGCGTGCGCGACGCCGTCGCGGCGTTCTTCCGCGGGCGTCCCGCGCAGGCGCCGCAGGTCGAGCAGGCGATCGCGCACGGCCTGGAGGCCGTCGTCCTGGACGCGACGGACGCGGCCGCGGAGCGCGCGTACGGCGGGTGGCGTGCCGACCCGGCGGGGACCGCGCTGCTCGACGGGCTCGACCTGTCGCGCTCGTCGGCGGGCGCGCGGGCGCGGGTCGCGGAAGAGATCCGCGGGTGGCAGTCCGACGTGCTGGACCTCGTGCGCGAGCAGGGTGCGGGTAAGCGTGGGGCGGCGCGCGCCCTGTCGTTCGGGATCAACGGCCTCGGGCTGAGCCTCATGGTCGTGGTGTTCGCGTCCACCGGCGGCCTCACCGGTGCCGAGGTCGGCATCGCGGGAGGCACGGCGATCCTGGCGCAGAAGCTCCTCGAGGCGGTGTTCGGCGACGACGCCGTGCGGCGTCTGACGCGGACCGCGCGCGAGCGCCTCGGCGAACGTGTGCGCGCCGTCCTCGACGACGAGGCCCGGCGCTACACGGCCCAGCTCGACGCGCTCGGCACGGCCGACGCGGACGAGACGGCGCGCTCGGTCCGGGAGGCGGCGCGGGCGGTCGAGGCGGCGGCGCGCGTCGAGCGCTCCGCGCGGGGTGTGGCGTCCGACGCGGGCCGCACCCCGGTCGGCCGGCACGCCGCGCGGCTCCTGCGCGGCGCGGGCCCGCGGGCGCCGGACGAGCCGGTCGTGGCGCCGGACGAGGACGGTGCCGAGCCCGCGCGGCGCCCCGGGTTCTGGCGCCGCCTCCTCGGTGGTGAGCGCGCATGA
- a CDS encoding single-stranded DNA-binding protein has protein sequence MPGDVTVTLTGFVATTPTLFRSQSGNDFTSFRIAQTRRYLDRERGEWVDGRTLWFTVKVWKHVARNVALSLHKGDPVVVTGRLSLDEWDGPDGPRTSLVVEATALGPDLALGEARFARTVHRREGDGARRGEATDGVAGREGGGEGGPDRGARPTGVPGVPAHDGAHDGGPDERELDDPWTLADVGTALAGDDAAPPEGDPAADAADRAETGGRDVAVDEPAAV, from the coding sequence ATGCCCGGTGACGTCACGGTCACGCTGACCGGCTTCGTCGCGACCACGCCCACGCTCTTCCGCTCGCAGTCCGGCAACGACTTCACGAGCTTCCGCATCGCGCAGACGCGCCGCTACCTCGACCGCGAGCGCGGCGAGTGGGTCGACGGCCGCACGCTGTGGTTCACGGTGAAGGTGTGGAAGCACGTGGCGCGCAACGTTGCGTTGTCGCTGCACAAGGGCGACCCCGTGGTCGTCACGGGAAGGCTCTCGCTCGACGAGTGGGACGGCCCCGACGGCCCGCGCACCAGCCTGGTCGTGGAGGCGACCGCGCTCGGCCCCGACCTCGCCCTCGGCGAGGCGCGGTTCGCGCGCACGGTCCACCGGCGCGAGGGTGACGGCGCGCGTCGCGGCGAGGCGACCGACGGCGTCGCCGGCAGGGAGGGTGGCGGCGAGGGCGGACCCGACCGGGGTGCCCGGCCGACCGGTGTCCCCGGTGTCCCGGCGCACGACGGCGCGCACGACGGGGGACCCGACGAGCGTGAGCTCGACGACCCGTGGACGCTCGCGGACGTCGGCACGGCGCTCGCGGGCGACGACGCCGCGCCGCCGGAGGGTGACCCCGCGGCGGACGCCGCGGACCGTGCCGAGACGGGCGGCCGGGACGTGGCGGTCGACGAGCCGGCAGCCGTGTGA